From the Deinococcus aetherius genome, the window GCCCGCGTACCCGCCGTGGGTCGCCTGCCCGCCGATGCTGGGGGTCACCAGCAGCGTGTCGAGGTCCACCTTCATCACGCTGTTGATGGTGTTGATGAGGCTCAGAGCGTGCGCCCCGCCCGCCAGCGCCGCGTGCGCCGGGTCGATGATATGGGTGACGTTGGGAGTGAGCTTCACGATGACGGGGAGGCGGGTGACGGACGTGACCCAGTGCGTGTTGAGCTGGCACATCTCGGGCACCTGGCCCACCGCCGCGCCCATGCCGCGCTCGCTCATGCCCTGGGGGCAGCCGTAGTTCAGCTCGATGCCGTCGGCCCCGGTGTCCTCAATCTGCATGACGATCTCGCGCCAGGCTTTGGGGTCGGCGTCCACCATCGCGGAGACGATCACCGCGCGGTCCGGCCACATCCGCTTGACCTCGGCGATCTCGCGCAGGTTCACCTCCAGCGGGCGGTCGGAGATCAGCTCGACGTTGTTGATGGCGACGAGGCGCTGCCCGCCCAGGGTCAGGCCCCCGTAGCGGTTGGAGATGTTGAGCACGGGGGCGCCGATGGTCTTCCACACAGCCCCGCCCCAGCCGTGCTCGAAGGCGCGGTGAATCTGCGCCCCGCTGTTCGTCGGCGGCGCGGAGGCCAGCCAGAAAGGATTGGGCGCCCGGATGCCCGCGAAATTCACGGAGAGGTCAGCCATAAGGGGTCTCCAGAAAAGGGGTGTGCGCTATGGAACAAGAAAGGCGAGGCTGTCTTTTTCCCCTCCCCCTTGAGGGGGGAGGTTGGGAGGGGGTAAACCGAAGCAACGTCCCCAGAACGCAGACGCCCAACCCCATCAGTCCGCCGCCACAGGAGAAGCACTCAGCGCCGCGTGAATGCTCGCCGCCGCCAGCTTGCCGTCCTGCACGGCCATGACGGTGCTCGCGCTGCCGCGCACGCGGATGCAGTCGCCGCCCGCGTACACCCGAGGCTCGCTCGTCTGCAGGCCGTCGTCCACCCGGATATAGCCGTTTTCGAGGGCGAGGCCGAGCTGGGCGGCAAGGGCGGGTTTCTCCTGCCCGATGGCCGCGATCACCGTGTCGCATGGAATCACGAACTCGCTGCCGGGCACGGGCTCGGGGCGGGGGCGGCCCGAGGCGTCGGCCACGCCCAGGCTCATCCGCACGCAGCGCAGGCCCGTGACCTTGCCCCCCTCCACCTCCACCCCGACGGGCTGGGTCAGGAAGGTGAAGCGCACCCCCTCGTGCAGGGCGAACTCGTACTCGTGGCGGTAGGCGGTCATCTCGTTCTCGGTGCGGCGGTAGACCATCTCCGCCTCCGCACCGTGACGCCGCCCCACCGTCGCCGCGTCGATGGCGGTGTTGCCCGCGCCAATGACGACGATGCGCTCTCCGAGGGCCAGCGGGCCCACCTTCAGCCGCCAGGGCTCGACCTTGCTCGCCTCGATGATTTCCAGGCCGTCCAGCACCGCCTCCTCACCGGGGACACCGAGGGCAGGAACGGCGCCGAGCCCGAGCCCGAGGAATACCGCGTCGTACTGGGAGAGCAGCACATTCAGCCCCTCGCGGTCGGTCAGCTCGACCCCGGTGCGCACCTCCACACCGAGGTTTTGCACCGCCTCCACCTCGCGCAGGGATACCTCCACGGGCTCGCGCAGGCCGATGATGCCGTAGGTGCTCAGGCCGCCGCCGAGGTCGCGCCGCTCGAAGAGGGTGACCCGGTGCCCCAGCTTGGCGAGTTCGGCGCTGGCGCTGATGCCCGCCGGGCCGCTGCCCACGACCGCCACGCTCCGCCCGGTGGGGGGCGAAGGGGTGAAGACCTGCACGCCCCGCTCGAAGATGTGGTCGGTCGCGTACCGCTGGAGGCGCCCGATCTGGAT encodes:
- the preA gene encoding NAD-dependent dihydropyrimidine dehydrogenase subunit PreA — encoded protein: MADLSVNFAGIRAPNPFWLASAPPTNSGAQIHRAFEHGWGGAVWKTIGAPVLNISNRYGGLTLGGQRLVAINNVELISDRPLEVNLREIAEVKRMWPDRAVIVSAMVDADPKAWREIVMQIEDTGADGIELNYGCPQGMSERGMGAAVGQVPEMCQLNTHWVTSVTRLPVIVKLTPNVTHIIDPAHAALAGGAHALSLINTINSVMKVDLDTLLVTPSIGGQATHGGYAGPAVKPIALHMLSELMCDPTVRKSGVPICGMGGIQTWRDAAEFLLLGASALQVCTAAMHYGYRIVEDFVDGLSNWMDDKGFATLADVTGRSLPQMSSFGGLDLGYQAVARIDPDKCIQCDLCYVACNDTAHQCIDLYSPEGVKVNPGFNVRDGGKQVAQGRATPVVREPDCVGCALCANVCPVDGCIEMVSVPSGRPSVTWDQLTATRPAVTQEWGAMEAYREEAGIEIH
- a CDS encoding NAD(P)-dependent oxidoreductase, with translation MERSSPAVPEPEVYRFQEALPPLTAHEATVEANRCLYCYDAPCLQACPTHIDIPSFIRKISTGNLRGSGRVILEANFLGATCARVCPVQELCEGACVLGKDHQPIQIGRLQRYATDHIFERGVQVFTPSPPTGRSVAVVGSGPAGISASAELAKLGHRVTLFERRDLGGGLSTYGIIGLREPVEVSLREVEAVQNLGVEVRTGVELTDREGLNVLLSQYDAVFLGLGLGAVPALGVPGEEAVLDGLEIIEASKVEPWRLKVGPLALGERIVVIGAGNTAIDAATVGRRHGAEAEMVYRRTENEMTAYRHEYEFALHEGVRFTFLTQPVGVEVEGGKVTGLRCVRMSLGVADASGRPRPEPVPGSEFVIPCDTVIAAIGQEKPALAAQLGLALENGYIRVDDGLQTSEPRVYAGGDCIRVRGSASTVMAVQDGKLAAASIHAALSASPVAAD